Proteins encoded by one window of Nitrososphaerales archaeon:
- a CDS encoding acyl-CoA carboxylase subunit beta: MSDSKIEGLKSLRERLKKNIEERANVQHSKGKLSAIERINALLDPGSFLPMLNYVVPYNSTIDLQKLEQLGDGVVAGYGTIDGRGVIVFAEDFTFMGGSMGVTHLNKISRMIELAVKMGLPIIGLYDSGGARIQEGVHSLTALGGVFYNNVMASGYIPQIAVIMGPCAGGACYSPALMDFIIMVEKVSYMFITGPRVVKSVTGEDKTPEELGGPAIHATRSGVATHVAKNDLEAMQLVRRLVSYLPNNALSDPPFIQTDDPVDRIDPEVNRLVPEDQRKPYDVKALINRVFDRDTFLEVHKDFAPNAVVGFARLGGHSVGVVANQPKFLGGVLDIDSSDKISRFIRFCNTFNIPLFTFVDTPGYMPGTKQEHGGIIRHGAKVIYAYSEATVPKVTVIVRKAYGGAYIAMCSRLLGADVVYAYPTAEIAVMGPEGAIEIIYRKEIEATPPEEREAFIRRLVEEYRERWANPYEAASRGHIDDVILPEETRSILYRTLLRLLKKKYEIHLRKKHGIIPA, translated from the coding sequence ATGAGCGATAGTAAAATAGAGGGTCTTAAGTCGTTAAGGGAGCGATTGAAGAAGAATATTGAAGAAAGAGCCAATGTCCAACATAGTAAAGGTAAGCTCTCTGCAATCGAAAGGATAAATGCCCTGTTAGATCCTGGATCCTTCTTACCCATGCTCAACTACGTCGTTCCATACAACTCTACGATCGATCTACAGAAGTTGGAACAATTGGGCGATGGTGTAGTAGCGGGCTATGGTACGATCGATGGTAGAGGGGTTATTGTATTTGCTGAAGACTTTACCTTCATGGGAGGATCGATGGGCGTTACCCATCTCAATAAGATAAGTAGAATGATAGAGTTGGCGGTGAAGATGGGTCTGCCCATAATCGGGCTCTACGATTCTGGGGGAGCGAGAATACAGGAGGGTGTTCACAGTTTAACGGCGTTGGGAGGCGTATTCTACAATAATGTGATGGCATCTGGATATATACCCCAGATCGCAGTCATCATGGGGCCATGTGCGGGAGGTGCCTGTTACAGCCCTGCCCTAATGGACTTTATCATCATGGTGGAGAAGGTCAGTTACATGTTCATTACGGGGCCGAGGGTTGTAAAGAGTGTGACGGGTGAAGATAAGACGCCCGAAGAGTTAGGGGGACCAGCTATACATGCTACGAGGAGTGGTGTTGCGACACATGTAGCGAAGAATGATCTGGAGGCGATGCAGCTGGTACGTAGATTGGTATCGTACTTGCCAAATAATGCACTCTCAGATCCACCATTCATTCAAACCGATGACCCTGTCGATAGAATCGATCCTGAAGTGAATCGACTCGTACCCGAGGATCAAAGAAAGCCTTACGATGTGAAAGCATTGATCAATAGGGTATTCGATAGGGATACCTTCCTCGAAGTTCATAAGGATTTTGCTCCGAATGCTGTCGTAGGGTTCGCAAGGCTGGGCGGTCATAGCGTGGGTGTAGTAGCAAATCAGCCGAAGTTTTTAGGAGGGGTCCTCGATATAGACTCTTCCGATAAGATATCACGATTCATAAGGTTCTGCAACACATTCAACATCCCCCTATTCACATTCGTAGATACTCCCGGTTACATGCCAGGTACAAAGCAGGAGCATGGAGGGATCATTAGGCATGGTGCGAAGGTCATATACGCCTATAGTGAGGCTACCGTACCGAAGGTAACGGTCATTGTGAGAAAAGCGTACGGTGGTGCGTATATAGCGATGTGTAGTAGATTGTTGGGTGCCGATGTAGTATACGCTTACCCTACGGCTGAGATCGCGGTGATGGGGCCAGAGGGTGCGATAGAGATCATATACAGAAAAGAGATAGAGGCGACACCTCCGGAGGAGAGAGAGGCGTTCATCAGAAGGTTGGTCGAAGAGTACAGAGAGAGGTGGGCGAATCCGTACGAAGCTGCATCAAGAGGGCATATAGATGATGTAATATTGCCAGAGGAGACGCGAAGTATACTCTATAGGACTTTACTAAGGCTATTGAAGAAGAAATATGAGATTCATTTAAGGAAGAAGCATGGTATCATACCGGCATAA
- a CDS encoding biotin transporter BioY: MKMRAFDLALSTLFATLTAIGALISIPIYPVPITLQTFFIYIAGALLGGKRAALSQLIYLGMRVSGLSAPLGGIHGPQAMIGPTGGYLIGFIFGAFVMGKVLEKGIDHRKALIGFTIGTLIIYLFGIIHLAIFIKLTLNMTIYDSIIAAIVKGLLPFILGDSLKVLLATYLVTRNRVLELRKRLILLERSAHS; encoded by the coding sequence ATGAAGATGAGGGCATTCGACCTCGCTTTAAGTACTCTATTCGCAACACTTACTGCGATAGGTGCACTCATATCTATACCAATCTACCCAGTCCCCATTACTTTACAGACCTTCTTCATCTATATCGCTGGCGCATTGTTAGGTGGTAAAAGGGCTGCCTTGAGCCAGCTTATATACTTGGGCATGAGAGTATCAGGCCTATCTGCACCTCTGGGAGGTATTCATGGCCCTCAAGCGATGATCGGACCGACTGGTGGATACTTAATAGGATTCATATTCGGTGCATTTGTAATGGGGAAGGTTTTAGAGAAGGGTATAGATCATAGGAAGGCCTTGATCGGTTTTACTATTGGCACTCTGATAATATACCTCTTCGGCATCATTCACTTAGCCATCTTTATAAAGTTAACATTAAATATGACGATCTATGACTCTATCATCGCTGCGATCGTGAAAGGTCTATTACCCTTCATCTTAGGCGATTCCCTTAAGGTACTCTTAGCTACATATCTTGTGACCAGAAATAGGGTATTGGAGTTGAGGAAAAGACTCATCCTCCTCGAACGATCTGCTCATTCTTAA
- a CDS encoding biotin--[acetyl-CoA-carboxylase] ligase, whose protein sequence is MNLDLDKIKFLLRGSKLIQKILYYESVDSTNDVARRSAGYGLLVIAERQESGRGRRGRVWISPYGGLWFSIVIRPLHNESHVPLALYNLMAGIAVVEAIRRLGLDAHLKWPNDVIVNNKKVCGILGESMRDRIIIGIGINVNVDLQEFPIDLRGSVTSLMDELGRRVDREDLLVNIIRGVEDICFRFDKDEILTKWKYFDITLNRRVKVFSNGKVIEGFAIDIADDGSLLVVADGGELMKFSSCDVSIR, encoded by the coding sequence ATGAATCTAGATTTAGATAAGATTAAATTCCTATTGAGAGGATCGAAGTTAATCCAGAAGATACTCTACTATGAATCTGTCGATTCGACGAACGATGTCGCTAGAAGATCGGCGGGTTACGGTCTTCTTGTAATTGCTGAGAGGCAGGAGAGTGGTAGAGGGAGGAGGGGAAGGGTATGGATATCTCCCTACGGAGGCCTCTGGTTTTCAATCGTGATAAGACCACTCCATAATGAATCTCACGTACCATTGGCATTATATAATCTGATGGCTGGAATAGCCGTTGTGGAAGCTATAAGGAGGTTGGGTTTAGATGCACATTTGAAATGGCCGAATGATGTGATTGTAAATAATAAAAAGGTGTGCGGAATTTTGGGAGAGTCGATGAGAGATCGTATTATAATTGGAATCGGTATCAATGTAAATGTCGATCTTCAAGAATTCCCCATCGATTTAAGGGGCTCCGTAACGAGTCTAATGGATGAACTCGGTAGAAGGGTGGATCGGGAGGATCTACTTGTGAATATAATTAGAGGTGTTGAAGATATTTGCTTTAGATTCGATAAAGATGAGATATTAACGAAGTGGAAATACTTTGATATCACCCTGAATAGGCGTGTCAAAGTGTTTTCGAATGGTAAAGTGATAGAGGGTTTTGCGATCGATATCGCTGATGATGGCTCACTATTGGTAGTGGCGGATGGTGGTGAATTGATGAAATTTTCATCTTGTGATGTGAGTATTAGATGA
- the sucD gene encoding succinate--CoA ligase subunit alpha encodes MTILLNRENRVVVQGITGRQGSFHAKLMLEYGTKVLAGVTPGRGGGRVDGIPVYDTVAEARDLHNVDTSIIFVPAIAAYDAVMESINEGIKLIVVITEGIPPNDTMKFVRSAKERGSVIIGPNCPGIISPGEAKVGIMPGFVYKKGPIGIASRSGTLTYEIAWELTKAGIGQSTVIGLGGDPITGLTFIDVLRLFEKDDETEAVVLIGEIGGDAEERAAQIIGKEIKKKVVAYVAGRTAPEGKRMGHAGAIISAGSGTAMSKVKAFRDVGVEVAERPMDVPELVKRVLRR; translated from the coding sequence ATGACCATACTCTTAAATCGTGAAAATAGAGTAGTGGTGCAGGGGATAACGGGGAGGCAGGGTAGTTTTCACGCGAAGCTCATGCTGGAGTATGGGACAAAAGTGCTGGCTGGTGTAACACCCGGTAGAGGGGGTGGTCGTGTGGATGGTATACCAGTCTACGATACGGTCGCTGAAGCAAGGGATCTACACAACGTAGATACCTCTATAATCTTTGTACCCGCAATCGCTGCTTATGATGCTGTGATGGAGTCTATAAATGAAGGGATAAAGCTCATCGTAGTGATAACGGAGGGTATACCGCCCAATGATACGATGAAGTTTGTACGTAGTGCGAAAGAGAGGGGCTCGGTAATTATAGGTCCGAATTGCCCGGGGATCATAAGCCCAGGGGAGGCGAAGGTGGGGATAATGCCGGGGTTCGTCTACAAGAAGGGGCCGATAGGCATAGCATCGAGGAGTGGTACATTAACTTATGAGATAGCTTGGGAATTGACAAAGGCGGGGATAGGGCAGAGTACCGTGATAGGGCTCGGTGGAGACCCGATCACGGGCTTAACCTTCATCGATGTACTGAGACTCTTTGAAAAGGATGACGAAACCGAGGCGGTGGTATTGATAGGTGAGATAGGAGGGGATGCTGAAGAGAGGGCTGCCCAGATCATAGGTAAAGAGATAAAGAAGAAGGTCGTCGCGTACGTAGCGGGAAGGACTGCACCCGAGGGTAAGCGTATGGGACATGCCGGTGCGATTATATCTGCAGGTAGCGGTACCGCGATGAGCAAGGTAAAGGCATTCAGAGATGTTGGGGTAGAGGTCGCTGAGAGGCCAATGGATGTACCCGAGCTCGTAAAGAGGGTGTTAAGAAGATAA
- the sucC gene encoding ADP-forming succinate--CoA ligase subunit beta has protein sequence MKLFEYEAKNVMKSYGLPIPQGSIAKSVDEAVSVAEKIGLPVMLKAQVLVGGRGKAGGIKSASTLDEVRSISSALFSLKIKDESVESVLVEKKLNIVKELFIAVTIDRSEGLPVMIASSMGGMDVEEMAKEHPESIVKLHIDPRFGIVPFQARKVAQKIGLREKQLITFSDIAVKMYKIYEELDAELVESNPLAITDAGELIIADARLNIVDDALFRHKEFQELSLKRMPESTELERLAKSKGVRLVDLGGDIGVIGNGAGLTMATIDVLTYYGAKAACFLDVGGGASAEEFARALTPLIEYPRVKAILINILGGITRCDEVARGIKKVYEDLKFTKPLTVRLSGTNEEEGQRILREIGINTFTSIDDAVKNVIRQVSSNR, from the coding sequence ATGAAGCTATTTGAATATGAAGCAAAGAATGTGATGAAATCTTACGGTCTACCGATACCACAGGGCTCTATAGCTAAGAGTGTCGATGAAGCGGTATCTGTAGCGGAGAAGATAGGGTTACCCGTCATGCTGAAGGCCCAAGTACTCGTAGGAGGGAGGGGGAAGGCGGGAGGGATAAAGAGTGCATCGACGTTGGATGAAGTTAGGAGCATCTCAAGTGCTCTATTTTCATTAAAGATTAAAGATGAAAGTGTGGAGAGCGTACTCGTTGAGAAGAAGTTGAATATCGTGAAGGAGTTGTTCATCGCTGTGACTATCGATAGGTCGGAAGGGCTGCCGGTGATGATCGCGAGTAGTATGGGTGGTATGGATGTTGAAGAAATGGCGAAGGAGCATCCAGAGTCTATAGTGAAGCTGCACATAGATCCCCGATTCGGTATTGTGCCATTTCAGGCGAGAAAGGTCGCACAGAAGATCGGATTGAGAGAGAAGCAATTAATTACATTCTCAGATATCGCTGTAAAGATGTATAAGATTTATGAAGAGTTGGATGCGGAGCTCGTAGAATCGAACCCCCTCGCCATTACAGATGCTGGAGAGCTTATAATCGCCGATGCGAGGCTCAATATCGTAGATGATGCACTATTTAGGCATAAGGAATTTCAAGAGTTGTCCTTAAAGAGGATGCCCGAGAGTACGGAGCTCGAGCGCCTCGCAAAATCGAAGGGAGTTAGGCTGGTAGATCTGGGTGGTGATATAGGTGTGATAGGGAATGGTGCTGGTCTGACGATGGCCACGATAGATGTACTCACATACTACGGTGCGAAGGCCGCTTGCTTCTTGGATGTAGGAGGTGGCGCATCTGCAGAAGAGTTCGCAAGGGCATTGACACCTCTTATCGAGTATCCTCGGGTGAAGGCGATCCTGATAAATATACTGGGAGGGATTACGAGGTGTGATGAAGTTGCAAGAGGTATAAAGAAGGTGTATGAAGATTTGAAGTTTACAAAACCGTTGACGGTGAGGTTGAGTGGTACGAATGAAGAAGAGGGGCAGAGGATATTAAGAGAGATCGGTATCAATACGTTCACATCCATCGATGATGCCGTTAAGAATGTGATCAGGCAGGTGAGCAGCAACAGATGA
- a CDS encoding CoA transferase, translating into MSGPLSNIKVIEFGTAIAGPMCGMILGDMGADVIKVERPKVGDDARHWGTLVKGESPYFLNYNRNKRSIALDIRSEEGRAIILKLAERSDVLIENFRPGVMERLKLSYEELSKVNPKLIYCSVSGFGQTGPYSRLGGYDFIIQGMCGLMSVTGEPDGPPLRVGVPITDILTALYAAISILLALYAREKTGRGQRIDVSLLESGVASVSQWLSIYTVSGIITKRFGNKYPIMAPYEPFPTKDGEILVAALNEELWSRLCRAINREDLMNDPRFKTNAERIIPQNREALASILSEVFKQKTSKEWLEILWNAEIPAGPINTIDKLVDDPHLKERGDFVEVEHKTLGKIKLFGIVPKLSETKGEVSRPPPLLGQHTIEILNELGYKNEEILELAKKGIIGVIGSL; encoded by the coding sequence ATGAGTGGGCCTTTATCGAATATAAAGGTCATCGAATTCGGTACGGCGATCGCAGGCCCGATGTGTGGTATGATATTAGGTGATATGGGTGCCGATGTAATAAAGGTTGAAAGGCCGAAGGTTGGTGATGATGCGAGGCATTGGGGTACGCTGGTAAAGGGAGAGAGTCCATACTTTTTGAATTACAATCGCAATAAGAGGAGTATCGCGCTTGATATAAGGAGTGAGGAGGGTAGGGCGATAATCCTCAAACTTGCGGAGAGGAGTGATGTACTTATTGAGAACTTTAGGCCAGGGGTTATGGAGAGGCTCAAGTTATCTTATGAGGAGCTCAGCAAGGTAAACCCTAAGCTCATCTACTGCTCCGTATCCGGATTCGGGCAGACGGGGCCATACAGTAGGTTGGGAGGTTACGACTTTATAATTCAAGGTATGTGTGGTCTGATGTCTGTGACGGGAGAGCCGGACGGCCCTCCGTTAAGGGTCGGTGTACCGATTACAGATATACTCACAGCGCTCTATGCGGCGATCTCGATCCTTTTGGCATTGTACGCAAGAGAGAAGACGGGTAGAGGGCAGAGGATCGATGTATCCTTGTTAGAGTCTGGTGTAGCATCGGTAAGCCAATGGTTATCGATCTATACAGTCTCTGGCATAATTACCAAGAGGTTCGGCAACAAGTATCCGATAATGGCACCTTATGAACCTTTTCCGACGAAGGATGGTGAGATTCTGGTAGCAGCACTCAACGAAGAGCTTTGGAGCAGGCTCTGCAGAGCGATAAATAGAGAGGATCTGATGAACGATCCAAGGTTTAAGACGAATGCTGAACGTATAATACCTCAAAATAGAGAAGCATTGGCAAGTATACTGAGCGAAGTATTCAAGCAGAAGACATCCAAAGAATGGTTGGAGATACTTTGGAATGCGGAGATACCGGCGGGCCCCATAAATACCATAGATAAACTTGTAGATGATCCACATTTGAAAGAGCGTGGGGATTTTGTAGAGGTGGAGCATAAAACTCTCGGTAAGATAAAGTTGTTTGGCATTGTGCCGAAGCTATCCGAAACTAAGGGTGAAGTATCTAGACCACCTCCGTTGCTCGGCCAACACACAATTGAGATATTAAATGAGTTGGGTTACAAGAATGAGGAGATCCTTGAGTTGGCGAAGAAGGGCATAATAGGTGTGATAGGATCTCTATGA
- a CDS encoding 3-keto-5-aminohexanoate cleavage protein: MKIIVTVAPTGSGPQWQKNPNVPITPEEIANEAVKAYEAGASVAHIHVRDVKTKGPYPDVNLYREVIERIRERCDMVIQLTTGGGGPYGISMEQRLCALELNPESASLNVATMTFRDGIFLNPPSDVERIARMMLERNIKPELECYDIGHIDLALELLEKGLLKEPLRFGLVLGVKGGIPATPENLMWMVKALPQNCRWNAIVVGRPHFSLLTLGMILGGDVRTGMEDNIYLAKGVLAKSNAEMVAKVVRIAKELGLEIATPSEARELLGIKR, encoded by the coding sequence GTGAAGATAATCGTTACCGTCGCACCAACGGGCTCGGGCCCTCAATGGCAGAAGAATCCGAATGTGCCGATAACTCCAGAAGAGATCGCTAATGAAGCTGTCAAGGCTTATGAAGCTGGAGCCTCCGTCGCTCATATACATGTGAGAGATGTGAAGACCAAGGGTCCATATCCAGATGTTAATTTATACCGTGAAGTTATAGAGAGGATTAGAGAGAGGTGTGATATGGTCATTCAACTCACAACAGGTGGGGGCGGTCCATATGGCATCTCGATGGAGCAGAGGTTATGTGCGCTTGAGTTAAACCCGGAGTCCGCTTCATTGAACGTCGCCACGATGACATTCCGTGATGGTATATTCCTCAACCCTCCATCCGATGTGGAGAGGATTGCTAGGATGATGCTCGAGAGGAATATAAAGCCGGAGCTCGAATGTTATGATATAGGCCACATCGATCTTGCATTGGAGTTGCTCGAGAAAGGTTTGCTGAAGGAGCCGTTGAGGTTTGGGTTGGTGTTGGGTGTTAAAGGAGGGATTCCAGCGACACCGGAAAATCTGATGTGGATGGTAAAGGCCTTACCTCAAAACTGTAGGTGGAATGCGATAGTGGTAGGTAGACCTCACTTCTCATTACTCACCCTCGGTATGATTTTAGGTGGTGATGTTAGGACTGGTATGGAAGATAATATTTACTTGGCCAAGGGCGTCTTGGCTAAGAGTAATGCCGAAATGGTCGCTAAAGTAGTTAGAATAGCGAAGGAGCTGGGTCTAGAGATAGCGACACCGAGTGAGGCTAGAGAGCTTTTAGGGATAAAGAGATAA
- a CDS encoding glycogen/starch synthase, with translation MEEPVCLNISMENSLFKSSGKGGLGSLMACFSHQAYEKNYPLISVSLLYPYQSRQMKHDLEIHTKKVKAIIIENKLRDTGIEMVIHSNWYPVRLRVFEYPFDTVNNRARVFFLYPDLEGNEEWIRRLEVYGWADEGQVLFTSYMLSEGAVELMRRMGLNFDILHLQESINALAIKPALSFNKEVKIVLTIHTFLPHGHKLFHVHGIRSLYGGVPEEFKPGILREELISGIREYLSLTELASHYADRIYAVSERQRQKMSDIIRRDHTEKISYVSSAVHKRWINKHLKELFDNELPGWRQNVEILKNANKIENWKIEAALSKAKGDLIEKFEFWNKSGEVLSNFSTIPSNAKIFTFAKEISPHQRPFEWLEVVEEYGSSNSIYLFSGVLYMKEFLDKFYDLIKRTNKRIAYILNFDEEKAYYLVSGSDFWINIPDDSIEIREKDGVSHVGGGGVRVLGEDGSVVHVYYPHRNIEESGISHMKALLNGRLVISTPSGIVSEYIKDGYNGFLVHEWLGDLPKKLIICESLTQEEYTRFSKNCLSSSPYVLMERMFEEYVNEYRKLVKEREEQFHSFRDPIRYKILKLLESEFEESPWWGWLPPSEIANELGLDEKIIEPHLWSLEKQHLIISDPYCGYYVNKDGRVSYPSDQPCYRIYYRISDIGMRLLRAFKL, from the coding sequence GTGGAAGAACCTGTTTGTCTTAATATCTCGATGGAGAATAGCCTCTTTAAATCCTCTGGAAAAGGTGGATTAGGTAGTTTAATGGCATGTTTTTCTCATCAGGCTTATGAAAAAAATTATCCTCTAATTTCAGTCTCACTTCTTTATCCTTATCAATCGAGGCAGATGAAGCACGATCTCGAGATACACACTAAAAAAGTAAAAGCAATAATCATTGAGAACAAGCTTCGAGACACAGGAATAGAGATGGTAATTCACTCCAATTGGTATCCTGTAAGATTGAGAGTCTTTGAATACCCATTTGATACTGTCAATAATAGAGCTAGGGTCTTTTTCTTATATCCAGATTTAGAGGGTAATGAGGAATGGATAAGGAGATTGGAAGTTTATGGGTGGGCGGATGAGGGTCAGGTTTTATTCACAAGTTATATGCTTTCAGAGGGTGCGGTGGAGCTTATGAGAAGGATGGGTTTGAACTTCGATATTCTGCATTTACAAGAAAGTATAAATGCCCTTGCCATCAAACCAGCATTATCTTTTAATAAAGAAGTAAAGATAGTTCTTACAATTCACACATTTTTACCACATGGTCATAAACTCTTTCATGTGCATGGAATTCGAAGTCTGTATGGAGGAGTACCAGAAGAGTTCAAACCCGGAATACTAAGAGAAGAGCTTATATCCGGGATAAGAGAATACTTATCTTTAACCGAGTTAGCCTCACACTATGCTGATAGAATATACGCAGTTTCTGAAAGGCAAAGACAGAAAATGTCCGACATAATCCGACGGGATCATACTGAAAAGATTTCGTATGTTTCAAGTGCTGTACACAAGAGGTGGATAAACAAGCATTTGAAAGAACTTTTTGATAATGAGTTACCGGGTTGGAGACAAAATGTTGAGATACTTAAGAATGCTAATAAAATTGAAAATTGGAAGATAGAAGCGGCTTTAAGTAAGGCAAAAGGAGATTTGATAGAAAAATTTGAGTTCTGGAATAAAAGTGGAGAAGTTCTCTCAAACTTTTCCACAATCCCTTCAAATGCTAAAATCTTTACTTTTGCTAAAGAGATAAGTCCACACCAAAGACCATTCGAGTGGTTAGAAGTGGTTGAAGAGTATGGAAGTAGCAACTCAATTTATCTATTCTCTGGAGTTTTATACATGAAAGAGTTTTTAGATAAATTTTACGATTTAATTAAGAGAACTAACAAGAGGATTGCTTATATTTTGAATTTCGATGAAGAAAAAGCGTATTATTTAGTCTCTGGCTCTGATTTTTGGATAAACATACCAGACGATTCTATAGAGATACGAGAAAAAGATGGTGTCAGTCACGTGGGTGGTGGTGGTGTACGGGTACTAGGAGAAGATGGTAGTGTCGTTCACGTGTATTATCCTCATAGAAATATAGAAGAGAGTGGTATCAGTCATATGAAAGCTTTACTAAATGGAAGGTTGGTAATTTCAACACCTTCTGGCATAGTCTCAGAGTATATAAAAGATGGATATAACGGATTTTTAGTACATGAATGGTTAGGAGATTTACCGAAGAAGTTGATTATATGTGAGAGTTTAACTCAAGAAGAATATACTCGGTTTTCTAAGAATTGTCTCTCTTCCTCTCCTTACGTTTTGATGGAAAGGATGTTTGAAGAGTATGTAAACGAGTATAGAAAATTGGTTAAAGAGAGGGAGGAACAGTTTCACTCATTCAGGGATCCAATCCGTTATAAAATACTTAAGTTATTAGAAAGTGAATTTGAAGAATCGCCATGGTGGGGATGGCTTCCTCCGTCCGAAATTGCTAATGAACTCGGTCTTGATGAAAAGATTATTGAACCTCATTTATGGTCTTTAGAAAAACAACATTTGATCATCTCTGATCCTTACTGTGGTTATTATGTGAATAAGGATGGCAGGGTGAGTTATCCTTCAGATCAGCCATGCTATAGGATATACTACCGAATATCTGACATAGGTATGAGGCTCTTACGAGCATTCAAACTCTAA